TGTGTGtccatatttttattaagatagtaaaaaaaataaaaaataatcataattattaaaataaaaaaagttattaaattttatataaaaaaatgataaattaattgaatttaaaatgcagtcaaatatttttttagatatttttttaatataaatagttaatcgaatttaaaaaacaagtataaaatataaattaattaaataaattatattgataaaaatataagtaaatcaaaataaaaaaacaattacagAACTTATAGAAAGAATCTCTTTAATAAAATCTAATTATAATAGttatagattattattattattattattattattattattattattattaaataataattttatgttagAGACTTTATGATAACTCGCTTGCTCTATCTACTTAGTTAGCTTCTTAACTTTCTTaacttaaaaaagaaaagaaaactcctttaatattatattatttatcatatttatatttttttcctctttctcaTTATTTGGTTGGTTCTATTAGTTTTgaacaaaattatcaaaataaaaactaaattaacaaTTTGGATCTGAAATGCATAAATTGGTGAGAATTTAATtattgaaagaaataaaatgttGATTTGGTCCCTAAATACGTAAAAACGTATACATTTGTCTCCAAACTTTACAACTTAATATCAAATTGgttcttaaaaataaatttttgtcctttcaaatttcaaattttcttctatttcaattttataaatatttaaatttattataattttataaatatttaaaaatgaaaatagtgttatctaagaaaaaaaGTCAGAGTGCTAAttaataggaaaataaaaaaaaaatgttggatGGAAAAATAAAAGTGGAAATCTAAAAGTCAACATATATGGTCATATATTTTCTGATATTGTTGAATTTAGTcatttatattatgttttattaatgGGCATTACAATATGTATAGTTCTCTTTTAAAGATTGAAAAATGTAATACCCCAATAATACATTTGACTATTACAATACAATTCTATATGTTTATATACAAGcttaaagtttttcaaaacattcctaatacatgattaagattcatagaaatacaaatatttacaatataaagtTCAAAACAATATCCTAAAACCCTCCAAAACCTCCGACAccgctcgtgtacatagtacaataCAGTGATCGCAAttcacaacacaacaagaaaagtaaaggtaagctagtgaaaataaaattttataatatacacaattcaaACCAAATTACGATCAATCTCTCTTTTATTTAATCTTCTTCAAATACCAACATAAAACGATCACATAGATCCTACATAGATATACACGTCtaggatattcaacaaacaaaataacaattaatacaTTCCGAAAGACCCATATTAAGTAAGTATTACCGGATACTAACACCTAATCCAATACCCAAGACTTATATACACACCACACTCAATTAACAATTACCGCTAAACCAttactataaaattaatattttcaattatatataaattcataatCCAATCCCTGTACACACTTAGTTCATCCCAATTGGTAAATTCaatttggaatttttttatctctttgaAACAAATAAAGTTTATTTCTCTAGTTTTCTCAAGTTAAGTTCTTAATATTCTTTTACGTCGGTGCAGGGGAATAACTGAAGAAATAGTTAAACGTTGAAATCAATATCCATATTATAACTTTTGAAAACCAGTTTGATTGTGTAGTCAAAGTATTCTCTCTTTTTTTGGCAAAGTAAACACAAAACCCCATGTTCATTATGTTTTTGTCTAGTTCTTACCATAGTGAATCAACTTGCTTCTGTTTGATGTCTTTTTTCTTCATAGCAAAAGAAGGACATTGTCAATTTCTTGGCATTAATAAATGACAAGGACCTGATTTTGGACATAATAGATAAATTGCCAAAACTGTTTCTTCACCCACAGTAACCTGTTGTTAGCTAATGACAGCATGTATGTCACTTTCTTTCTTCTATTCTTTCCAACTCACAAAGCCAGCATTAGCATTGCAATAGTATAATAGTTGCACACCACACCCCATTTTTTGTTGCCTTCAAAACTTTCACAGATTCTACTCTTCATATCTGTGTTGTAGTAACCTATGATGAGCATGAAAAGCAGTGACTGGAAAATGAGAAGAGGTTTCATGTGCCACTCTCAGGCTTCAACAGCTGTGTGCATGAGCACTCGCGACCCTCGACCCGTGGTTGTGCCAAAGAGGCTTGAaagaagtgtgtttcttgatgATACAAGGTTGATCAACTATGCCAAGTACTCCAAACTTGTTGAGCCTCCAAGGTCTAATCCAGTTCCAAAGATCAAGCTTAGAGGGCAGGATCAGGATCAAGCCAAAAATGAACCCAGGGAGCTTCTGAAAACACAGACAGATAATAATGTCTTTCAGGTTTGTTAATGTTCTCCTCCACTTGGTGAGATGCAAATGTCATTTTCTcatgttttcttttttgttattGAATTTATTGTCTTGCAAATTCATGAAGTTTCATATGTTGCACGACTGAATGTTTTCTGTCTTCACAACACCAATTTATCAGGGAAATGGAGTAAATCTTGTATAGTATAGTACTtcatagttttaaatttaagtcaTTGAAGCAATCAAACAATATCTTCTTTGTGGGACAAAACTACACATCTAAAAGCAATCAAAATGATATATGTCATAATTAAAACAAGGACCACAAAGAAGCTATAtgtgaaattattaaaatataagtatcACTCATCctcacaaaatcaatttataaggTGAGACTTGTCACCACTTTCACTTGTATACTATAAATTGACctaatttctagtcgatgtgggatcttcaaTATAACTCTCTCATATTGAGGCATGTACATCTCGTGTGTGATACTAGATATTTATGAGTGGTCTGACAGCGAATGATACCATAGGCCCCACATATCTCATTAAGTtagactctgataccatattaagaagtgagttTAAGCTTAACTTATCTTCATAGAACCGGTTTATAGGTTTGactcatttatatactatgaattgatcttatctctagttgatgtagGATGTGCAACAAAAATGAAAGAAGAGAAGAGTTTGGATTGTAGACTGATATGATTCATAAATGTGATAGTGTTGGCTTCTGAGCTACAGTTGCTATGAGTTGAACACAACTAACTAGAGTCTGATCCATTTTTTcctttaattgattatttgttaGATTAAGAAAAATGTAGGACTCTACCAACCACTTGTGTAAGGTGGATTCAGCAAGGAAACAAATGATCTGCATTATTTGTCCTCCTCATATTTGTCATTTGCAGAGGTTTCAAGATGTCTCACATGCATATTAGTTGACCGAGTCCCATGCATATTCCACAGACAAAGCAGAACGATTATGTCCTTTTTATGCAAATGGGAATTTTATTAGGTAACAATACACATGAATATTGATGGTATTATCAGAGGCCACGTCGTTTAGTTTTGTCCCTTCTACATAAACTAACCCTTCTATTTTAAAAGTCCATTTGTTTCCTTTCTAGTTTGCCACCGAGGAAGGATTGTGTCCTAGAGTCATATGGTCACACTCACTTATTAAATTTTGAACAGAATAATGGAATCTCATATTCAAATCTCTTTATGATTGTATATGACATACGATAGCAAAATGTTATACACTTCACGTGTACTCAATCCTATTTGAAATGTTATCATTGAAGGGTGTTAAATGCAGGTGGTTGTGATGCGGGTTGCAATTCACTGTCAAGGATGTGCTGGAAAGGTGAAAAAACATCTGTCTAAGATGGAAGGTATTCATCAGTACTACTTATATTATATACCCTTGTTCATAAGGTAAGaactagaaaaaataaaatacatattacACTTTAGTAATGATACATTCAACatcatatatttttgtattcaaATCAAATACATATAGGAATGTATTGTATAAGCTCTAAGAACACTAAATGGGGATTTCTGTTTTTCAgctaaatgaaaaatattttaacttgaAGTTGCAACATTTTTCTTAAAGGGTTCTAAAGTTTTTAAACCTTGAATTTCAGGAGTTACATCATTCAGTATAGATTTAGAGTCTAAGAGGGTGACAGTGATGGGGCACATTTCACCGGTGGCAGTTCTTGAGAGTATTTCAAAGGTGAAAAGGGCAGAGTTATGGACTGCTTGTTGAAGCACTTCAGAGTACCTTAAAGGGAAGCATAGAACATGCAGAGGTTGAGTCAAAAAGTTAGAAAATAGCCTTAGTCATCTCATTTGTTAACATCTTTTTATATGGTGGTGGACCTGGTGGTCCTCAACACAATAAAATTAGGGAATATGAGGTGGTTAGAACTCTGCTCAAGTGACTTGGTTGTGGTGGTGATGTTCAATGACCATTTAATGGTATCTACCCATTCCACCTTgcagtttctttttcttttatggcATTCTAATTATAGTGGCAAAGCTTAAAACCATTGTGAGAAAAAGCTGTTTCACTTCTTAactttgaattttcttttccgCCAAATTACACTACTATATTTGACAATTTCCATAAAAGAATACAAGAGAAAAGATGACAAAACAAAGGTGTCAGTCTCATTATGCAATGTCTTGGTTGTTTAAATTGTCTTATGTTCAATACAATAATCACTTCTGCTCATACGGTTAAATATACTTGTCATAATAATTCATCCGGTTACGCAGACTTGTCAAAGTTATTCACCAAGGACAACTGTGTTAAATTTTAGTATTAAATATGTTGTCATTGGCATGCTGCAGAGGTTTATGTAGCACAGCAATTTATCTGCACATACCTTTTATCAATTTAGTTTTTGACAGAGACCCTTTTTGGATCTTGTAAAGTAGTTTTTTCCTAGTACCAAGAATGTCATCAAGTTGTAAGTAACTTAGCAATGGGCCCATATGAGACTTGAAGTGTAGTGTTATACTCAAAATGTCACAAATAACACAGTAAATAGgctgattgaaaaaaaaataagatgatTCAAACAAAGCAGAAGGCAAAGGGAAAATGAAAGAGGCACAAACACCAATGTGATCCAAAAAACGTAGAAGAGTGAAGGAAGACGAGTTAAAATATTTCACTCAAGCCTATAAAACCCAACTTAAGCTAACTTAAGTTGCCTTGGTAATAATACACCTTGTTCATATAAGCTTTGATTGTTATTTACATGCTATTCTTTATAAGTTGCATCACAACAAATATTGTTTGTGACCAACCTCTCCATAACTATATGAGAAATCACTAATGAATTTCCACTTAGTTTTGGACTCGAAGATTTGTCAAGAGACTAAAGACTGTAGATTTAACTTGGTAGAATTGAGCCTGTTGAATAATCCACTTAATATGTTCAGTTAATTCAGTTTGGAAACTCTGTCCACAAGCATCTCTTTAAATATTTCGTGACAAATAATAAGAAAGAACTTCTATAacaaagtttaatttttttttcttctttttcctcttaGAAGTGCTCAGCAATAAGTTCTCAAAACAGGCCTATTGTGGCTTACACATGCTCCATCAACCACTTGTTATGTAATGGCTTTATTATCTGAAAACACGTTGTAATAGGCCTCAAATTCTCCAAGTTAACATCCTCTTGGGTCTTTGGTATAAGAGTGATTAGCCTTCATTCAGCTCAACAATGATAGAAGGTTCTCGAATGCCTCTTTTATATCACTCTCCACAAGGAAGGCTCCACAATACTCCACTGACTTTGCTAAAAAATAGCAGTGTGAAGAATATTCCACTGACTTTGGACCAAAGTGATTAGCAGTAACCATTGAATAAATCTCTTAAGCTTGAGTTGGGTTAAAACCATGGAATGCAAAGGAATTAGTTTAGTGGATATGCAGAGCAATTTGTGAATAGACCCATTTAAATGTGAAATTATTCAAGCTCATTGAATATAAACTAATGCAAAAATGGATTACATAGAAGTTTATGCATTTAACTCTGGGTTTAAGCAAACCAACTAGAACTGGGGATATTTGGATATGTCTGCTCTCCTTACATGCCTTATTACCAAGAAATTGAACTTATCTGATATctaaatcatcaaatagaagtGATTGGCTTCGTAGAGAATAGAGAATTGTAGAAAAATTGAACaagtttctctctttttttatgAATACATTTATATAGAATTGTAAACTATTTTTGTAATCATTTAATATGATGCTGAAATCTTATGATATACATTTAATTAAGTTACTAATTGCATAAAATTTTACCGAGCACTTGGTAAGTGTATCAAAACGAATTCATACCgaagtattatatattgtatgtTATATGTATCAGAATGATTACATGAAAGAATCAATGCCTAAAACTAGAGCAATTGAGTAATACAACATATGGATCAAGAAAATCAATGTCTGTCTTTCATATTTTGTGTTCTCATTCTGGTAGCTGATGATCCTCCCTTTTGTCCCATTCGTCTACGAGACCTTGTCTTCACCTCAATCACTTCCTCCTGAAACATACTTCCCCATCTCTCATGGTCACTACAAACACTCACACTTCCCCATCTCTCATGATCACTACCAACACTCATGACTTTGCTTCTCAGACCCAATTCACTGTCGTACTGTTCTCGAAGCCTTGGATTGGACAAGGTCTTGTAAGCTGCATTTAGCTGCACAAACAGCCTCGTAGACTCCTCTTTCATGGAGGGATCGTGGCACACATCAGGGTGGTACCGAAGAGCCATGGATCTATAAGCCCTCTTAATCTCATCCATTGTTGCTCTTCCCGGGTTCACAGACAACACTTTGTACAAGTTTTCTTGGGTTGTGGCTCTGCATGAAACAGTACCAAACTTCACATTAGAAACTCTTTGCTGTTTAGAGAGTGGAAGGCCATGAGATTGAAAGGGCTTGCACATGCTTAGGCTTGAACTTGAACTTAAAGATAAAGCATCCATTGCTCTAGCTAATTGTATGTACCAAGCTTTTGATCTATGAGGATGAGTGTGGAAAATAGAAACGGAACTGACTTGTATTTATATCTGTGATGGTTGAGAAGGAGCTTGTGTGTTGCTATGAAGAAGCCAAGATGGTGCTTTGAACACGTGATAATAGCTACTATATTATTCTATGTTgattattttgaatatatttatgAACTGACGTTGAATATTCAAAGAAAAGTAAAGTAATATAGGTTAGAAACAAGACTTTTCTGAACCAGCCCCACGAGAGATAGGTATGATTGATGAATAAAATATgaacaaaaaaaatgtgaagaaaCTATAGCTAGCAACCATGTTTGACTGATGCAATGAATATGCATGTTTATTTTGGAATTTGGTATAGTCAAAGGTCAAAAAGGTGTGTTTTTCAGCTGATATAAATTAAGGTACTATAGCTGCATGGGTTGATGATAGGTTACGTCATCACTTTTATCTCACACTTAAACTTCAActctatattattattttattataaaatttaatttatatttatttttactattttaatataatattttattataaataatcgTTATTAAGTGAATGTAGATGAAATATAGGATGTCATGACATATTTTCCATCTGCATAAAGTATATATTGTCAATAGTCAGGTTGGAATTTTCGTAGCAAACAACTTGATAGAGACAAATGTGTCGTATGGGTGTAATCACGGTCAAGTTAGAGTCTAATATTAGTTAATGTTTTTCAATATAAGTTAAAAAGttctcaaattaaaattatttatgataaaaaattcCTACATGTAATTGCGTAGTCAAATATATTAGTTCAATTTATGTGTACTAACATTACCCAATATCTCATAGTGAAATTTGAACTATTCCATAATAATTCATGTAATTTTTCTTTAGACATAGTTGCAAAAGTAGCATTAAGAAATGTTTATCATATCTACACTATTATGtaatataagatattttttctaattttattgaaattgtttaaaattcacaacaataattacaaacatttttacattataaaattacaaacacagtataatttgtttaattttgaaaatactaATAAATGATGATGTAGTACAAGTTTGATTCTCCATATTTttgtatcttttatttttctcttcataAATTTTTCACATGATAACATATTATTTGGTGCACTTTAAAATATCAGTTTAGCTTAGATGTCAAgatttataattaaatctaACATGcgaactttttttaaaaataataataaatggaAGTATAGGATATAATATTGATTGAAGGATAAATCAATGAAGTATTGTTATATTACATTGATTATACTTTTGTTTGTCTTATTAAAGAATAAACCAAAGAAGTATTGCTATATTACATTGAATAAAATTTTGCTTGTCTTaacaatttaatattatatagaaGAGAGTTTAACTTATTGcataaatgtaaatatattgAGATGTCACACTACAAAGTGAAAGATGATCATTATGACTTTGACAAcacaaaaaatgtttttttcctCTCACACTATAAAGGGAAAGATGTTCATTATAATTTTGACAACACAAAAAGGTTCTCTTAGGAAAgtattgtgattttttttaattattttaagatttaagTGTTTGGTTGTTAATGTTAATGACATAATAAACCCTATGAGACATGCATATGAAAGAAAACGTGATGAATTGTTACCTTGTGTGGGTCCGACAAGGATTAACCTTACTCTTACACAGTTAATTTGCCATAAGGAAAGAAAATTGAttctttgtatttttaatttgggAATGATCCACGGGAGCTTGCAATAGATGGAATGAATCCTTATATATTGACTTAAGTAGTAAGTATAGTTCATGACTCGTTTTGCTTTTCATTTATAACTCATGTTACTGATTGTGTATTAAGCGAAAATATATGATGTTATTGAGGCCAAGACAACAAGAaaaatgacatagatgtttatctaaCTCCATTGGTGAAAGAATTGAGATTATTGTGTGAGGAAGGAGTTAATGTATTTGATGCATAACCAAAGGAGAATTTCAATTTAtgtctattattattttttaccatTGATGACTTTCCAACATATGAAAATTTGAGTAGTTATATTGTTAAGGGACGTCATGCTTGTCAAAAAGGGATATATTTGTTGTCAACATAGTTTGCCAAAAAATACTTTTGTGAGTGTCTACGATGCATAAAGtattacaagaatattcttcaaATGTTAAAATTTTTGTGTCAGTGGAAGATCTCAAACTTGTTGGCTTAAAATCTCATGATTTTCATCTCCTCATACAACAAATACcctatttgttgcattttaccTAAAAATATTAGACAAGTCATTCATTTCCTTTACACATTCTTTAATGTTATTtgttgtaaaataatttatccTAAAAAATTGCatgaattataaaataaagttatcaTTGTCTTATGAAAATTGGAGATAATTATTTTCTCCTTAATTTTTCACATTAAGGTCTATTCAAGAGTTCATCTACTGAGAAGAATCAAATTAAGTGATTGTGTATTCACTTTGTCGCTGCCTCGCCACACCGTCGTTGTCGTGCCACTCTGCTCCACACAGGTTGAAAAAACAAATGCGGGGCGAGACAAAGAATCCAACCCGCATTCATTATGCGAGGCAGGCCAACCTGACCCACATTTTACTGGCCAAGTGCGGGGCGAACCTATGCAGGGCGGATTGGCCCACTTTTCCATCCCTACAAGTACAATTCTCATTCATTTATAAATCTCCACTCACTATTCCACTTTTATGTTTATGGATAAAAGCCACCATAACATAAAAATGATGCATCTATTGTGTTTCTACTCATTTTTTAAaggtataattacctttttGGTCCCTACATTTGGGGTTAATACTCAATTTAATATagtggttttaaaaaaatcaatttgatcccaagattttttaaaaaggttCAATTTGGACCTTCTGTTAAGTTTTCACCAACGGTGAGATGAGGTGGGTCCTGCAGAAGAAGTTGGGTGAAAGAGGTGAGGTGAGGGAAGGACATACAAGCTATGAAAAAGGTGGAGACCAAGACTATAGCCTCAGCCTATGATGTGCACGTGTACAGATCAATGCAACTGTGTGCGCCACATCATTAACATTTAACGTTGTTGGTGAAAACTTAACGGAAGAAACCAAATTGaatcttttttaaaaaactttggaccaaattaattttttttaaatttactatattaaattgaatattaacttcaaatataaaatgataaaggTAATTATACCTTTTTTAAAATAGCATGCACATCGTATTATTAGCACTAATTCATAATCTGTATATCAATCAAATTTTGAATAACAATAATTTAGTATGGATAAAGtatatagtttttatattttttcgaTG
The sequence above is a segment of the Phaseolus vulgaris cultivar G19833 chromosome 2, P. vulgaris v2.0, whole genome shotgun sequence genome. Coding sequences within it:
- the LOC137811831 gene encoding chaperone protein dnaJ 20, chloroplastic-like, which produces MDALSLSSSSSLSMCKPFQSHGLPLSKQQRVSNVKFGTVSCRATTQENLYKVLSVNPGRATMDEIKRAYRSMALRYHPDVCHDPSMKEESTRLFVQLNAAYKTLSNPRLREQYDSELGLRSKVMSVGSDHERWGSVSVCSDHERWGSMFQEEVIEVKTRSRRRMGQKGGSSATRMRTQNMKDRH
- the LOC137811828 gene encoding protein SODIUM POTASSIUM ROOT DEFECTIVE 2-like → MMSMKSSDWKMRRGFMCHSQASTAVCMSTRDPRPVVVPKRLERSVFLDDTRLINYAKYSKLVEPPRSNPVPKIKLRGQDQDQAKNEPRELLKTQTDNNVFQVVVMRVAIHCQGCAGKVKKHLSKMEGVTSFSIDLESKRVTVMGHISPVAVLESISKVKRAELWTAC